The Carassius auratus strain Wakin unplaced genomic scaffold, ASM336829v1 scaf_tig00030470, whole genome shotgun sequence genome window below encodes:
- the LOC113080246 gene encoding uncharacterized protein LOC113080246 gives MSSRKDDEVPSLSYKETLTAAGMGERKIVFPDKLCSASDFSAQLVHHYPKLGDGGGYELLHIVGSTRSKVLEVLPCPKNGYSPMYLLSAEAGLGKATIYIRPLQKDLCLEPVWGSSADENDGPMVECMYCHNSFKHSNMQDHVDICTRDFGNTETPTVQAESDNHGKMDTSTERQTTLEGRGHRHTQNETDMYRQTQIESSQHTERQTDRWPQTDSDHHRLQRQSRQREEQPSTSSYNGSVNIFQSPEKSHNAEWKAEKDPEKAAETYRRDLLQQSETYRSLKYVMDMHESPEEKERAVVVFYKQNNINWASPFCVFLKGDPAVGDGVNRFFFTFGISKLQSGFSFGLDDTNKSLLFVGEEDHLVPSTSTFLLEGDIFHVAGRIIGHSFLNGGPKLTGLSQAILDLISGKEDTNQLATQDSPDIDVREVVTLLTSKDPLSPADKHNVAEMCVAWDLPTVVNDTNRNWLAEKILHHSVITRRIRQIKQLKKGLKDTGVLQLLKEKPETAAVLFPRSSSLVVMPEMILERVIWPSNDSSDSEQECNIEQQCSALAFFRQYVENANSESLKDLLKFWVGWVIFPQHLYIKVTSGLLPKSKTCYETLQIPGDHTGYSNFKEALEGAVRTADTGFGFI, from the exons ATGAGTAGCAGAAAGGATGACGAAGTCCCCTCACTGTCGTATAAAGAAACGCTGACAGCTGCTGGAATGGGGGAGCGTAAAATAGTATTCCCAG ATAAACTTTGCAGTGCTAGTGACTTCTCAGCACAGTTGGTCCACCACTATCCCAAACTCGGGGATGGGGGTGGTTATGAACTGCTTCATATCGTCGGTTCAACCAGAAGCAAGGTGCTTGAGGTTCTGCCCTGCCCAAAAAATGGATATTCCCCAATGTACCTTCTCAGTGCTGAAGCAGGACTTGGCAAAGCCACTATCTACATTAGACCTCTGCAAAAAGATCTGTGTCTAGAACCA GTATGGGGGAGTTCTGCTGATGAAAATGATGGACCAATGGTTGAGTGCATGTATTGCCACAACAGTTTCAAACATTCCAATATGCAGGATCACGTAGACATTTGTACAAG AGATTTTGGCAACACAGAAACTCCCACAGTACAAGCTGAGTCTGACAACCATGGAAAGATGGACACCAGTACAGAAAGACAGACAACATTAGAGGGCAGAGGTCATAGACACACTCAAAATGAGACTGACATGTACAGGCAGACGCAGATTGAAAGCAGTCAACACACTGAGAGACAGACTGATAGATGGCCACAAACCGACAGCGACCACCACAGACTCCAAAGGCAATCGAGACAGAGAGAAGAACAGCCATCAACCAGCAGTTACAATGGTTCAGTCAACATCTTTCAATCTCCTGAAAAAAGTCATAATGCCG AATGGAAAGCTGAAAAGGATCCAGAAAAGGCAGCTGAGACCTACAGAAGGGATTTACTGCAACAATCAGAAACATACAGGAGTCTGAAATATGTAATGGATATGCATGAGAGCCCAGAGGAGAAAGAGCGTGCAGTTGTGGTTTTCTACAAGCAGAATAACATCAACTGGGCCAGtccattttgtgtgtttttgaaag GTGATCCCGCAGTGGGAGATggagtgaaccggttctttttcACTTTTGGGATTTCAAAACTCCAGTCTGGATTCAGTTTTGGCCTag atgacacCAACAAAAGTTTGCTCTTTGTTGGTGAGGAAGACCACCTGGTGCCTTCCACCTCTACTTTCCTGCTGGAAGGCGATATCTTTCATGTTGCTGGACGGATTATTGGGCACTCCTTTTTAAATGGGGGACCAAAGCTGACTGGATTAAGCCAAGCCATTTTGGACTTAATTTCTGGAAAAGAAGACACAAACCAGCTTGCAACTCAAGACAGCCCAGACATTGATGTGAGGGAAGTTGTCACTCTG CTTACCAGCAAGGACCCCTTGAGCCCAGCTGATAAACACAATGTTGCCGAGATGTGTGTTGCTTGGGATCTGCCCACTGTTGTTAATGACACCAACCGGAACTGGCTTGCAGAAAAGATCCTTCACCATTCG GTGATTACTCGAAGGATCCGTCAGATCAAGCAGCTGAAAAAAGGCCTGAAAGACACTGGCGTTTTGCAACTTCTTAAGGAAAAACCAGAGACTGCTGCAGTTCTTTTCCCCCGTTCATCAAGCCTGGTGGTCATGCCAGAG ATGATTCTTGAACGAGTCATTTGGCCTTCAAATGATAGCTCTGACAGTGAGCAGGAGTGCAACATTGAACAGCAGTGCTCTGCTCTCGCATTTTTCCGACAGTACGTGGAAAATG CCAATTCAGAAAGTTTGAAAGACCTCCTCAAGTTTTGGGTTGGCTGGGTGATCTTTCCACAACACCTCTACATTAAGGTTACCTCTGGTCTGCTGCCAAAGTCCAAGACCTGCTATGAGACTTTGCAAATTCCGGGAGATCATACAGGCTACAGCAACTTTAAAGAAGCTCTTGAAGGAGCTGTTCGTACAGCAGACACTGGATTTGGGTTTATCTAG